A stretch of the Cytobacillus sp. IB215665 genome encodes the following:
- a CDS encoding enoyl-CoA hydratase, whose translation MEPYVGCEKVNGVATVTINNPPLNVMNSSVSKELFETFLLLEDDSEVVAVILTGAGSKAFMAGADIREFPNLIGKTELKSKFLESHHVLNYIDTFRKPTIAVLNGITFGGGCELALACDIRIAENHVQIGLPEIKLGLFPGGGGTQRLPKLIGEAKAKEMIFTGEPIYAEEAWRIGLVNKVVASGKGLLAAQEMAMTICQYSLAAISRSKQAIQEGVQLTLEDGLKREAELFEEMFQTEDIKEGVRAFLEKRKPKFTHK comes from the coding sequence ATGGAGCCATACGTGGGATGTGAAAAAGTAAATGGTGTAGCGACAGTAACCATTAATAACCCACCGTTAAACGTTATGAATAGCTCAGTAAGTAAAGAATTATTTGAAACATTTTTATTGCTTGAAGATGATTCTGAAGTGGTTGCTGTTATTTTGACTGGTGCTGGTTCAAAGGCATTTATGGCTGGAGCAGATATTCGTGAGTTTCCTAATTTAATAGGAAAAACTGAATTGAAAAGCAAATTTTTGGAAAGTCATCACGTGCTGAACTATATTGATACATTTAGAAAGCCCACGATTGCTGTTCTTAATGGCATAACATTTGGTGGAGGGTGTGAGTTAGCACTAGCATGTGATATTAGAATTGCTGAAAATCACGTGCAAATAGGATTACCAGAAATAAAGCTAGGTCTTTTTCCCGGTGGAGGAGGTACTCAACGACTCCCTAAATTGATAGGGGAAGCTAAAGCAAAGGAAATGATTTTCACTGGGGAACCTATTTATGCGGAAGAAGCTTGGCGCATTGGTCTTGTAAATAAAGTAGTGGCAAGTGGGAAGGGATTATTAGCTGCACAGGAGATGGCAATGACCATTTGTCAATATTCACTAGCTGCAATATCACGAAGTAAACAAGCCATTCAAGAAGGTGTACAATTAACGCTTGAAGATGGTCTAAAAAGGGAAGCGGAATTATTTGAAGAAATGTTTCAAACTGAGGATATAAAAGAAGGTGTAAGAGCATTTTTAGAAAAACGCAAACCAAAATTTACACATAAATAA
- a CDS encoding SDR family oxidoreductase: protein MRFSDTVVAITGGGSGIGEAVAHRIAKEGADVLIVGRTQSKLETVAKQINEEVNRNAVQYFVADVTNEERITELATFVQKNYGHLDVLINNAGGSPVSRLFNTSAEDWDFVQETNLKSVFLVSKYLGQLMAESSEKDEGKRKDRTIVNVASLSGHKAAPTLPHYSAAKAAVVNLSKTLAHELSQFGIRVNSVSPGFIKTPMTEISLESERFMKTIERSTAMGRVGEAEEIANVIAFMASSEASYMTGSDIVVDGGWLIS from the coding sequence ATGAGATTTTCTGACACAGTCGTAGCTATCACCGGTGGAGGTAGTGGAATAGGTGAGGCAGTAGCTCATAGAATAGCAAAAGAGGGCGCTGATGTACTAATAGTAGGAAGGACTCAATCTAAATTAGAAACAGTAGCAAAACAAATTAATGAAGAGGTGAATAGAAATGCTGTTCAATATTTTGTGGCAGATGTAACAAATGAAGAACGTATTACAGAGTTAGCTACTTTTGTACAAAAAAACTATGGTCACTTAGATGTTTTAATAAATAATGCAGGAGGATCCCCCGTTTCTAGATTATTTAATACATCAGCAGAAGACTGGGATTTTGTTCAAGAAACAAATTTAAAAAGTGTGTTTCTCGTTTCCAAATATTTAGGGCAACTGATGGCGGAAAGTAGTGAAAAGGATGAAGGAAAGCGAAAAGACAGAACAATTGTCAATGTCGCGTCATTATCAGGGCATAAAGCTGCGCCAACTTTACCTCATTACAGTGCTGCAAAAGCAGCTGTAGTAAATTTATCTAAAACACTTGCTCATGAACTGTCACAATTTGGAATTCGCGTGAACTCAGTATCACCAGGCTTTATTAAAACACCTATGACTGAAATAAGTCTTGAAAGTGAACGATTTATGAAAACAATTGAGCGAAGTACAGCTATGGGTCGAGTAGGCGAAGCAGAAGAAATAGCCAATGTAATAGCTTTCATGGCATCATCTGAAGCTTCATATATGACTGGATCAGATATCGTTGTAGACGGTGGCTGGCTTATTTCATAA
- a CDS encoding enoyl-CoA hydratase: MENEHLIVNIEGPIMVLTLNRPESLNPFSSHMILGLLEAMELARENDDIRAVVIRGAGRAFSAGGDVKSMGESSSQEIYDHIGKLNECIKLMKDLPKPIIAAVHGFAAGAGFNLALACDLIIAADNSKFVFSFSQVGLISDGGGSYFFPRLVGPYRAKELFFSGETVSADQARELGILSRVVPLESLESETTKLAMKIAHGPSKAYGMMKKIIDRSYESSLDDILEQERITQTLMIHTEDHLEGVNAFKEKRKPQFKGK, encoded by the coding sequence ATGGAAAATGAGCACCTAATTGTTAATATCGAAGGCCCTATAATGGTTTTAACGTTAAATCGTCCAGAAAGCCTTAATCCGTTTAGTTCACATATGATACTAGGTTTATTAGAGGCAATGGAATTAGCTAGAGAAAATGATGATATTCGAGCGGTGGTCATTAGAGGGGCGGGTAGAGCATTCAGTGCAGGTGGAGATGTAAAATCCATGGGCGAATCCTCGTCACAAGAAATTTACGATCATATTGGTAAGCTAAATGAATGTATAAAACTAATGAAAGATTTACCTAAACCAATTATTGCAGCAGTACATGGTTTTGCAGCGGGGGCAGGGTTTAATTTGGCATTGGCTTGTGATCTTATTATAGCAGCTGACAACAGTAAATTTGTCTTTAGTTTTTCACAAGTAGGACTAATTTCAGACGGAGGAGGATCCTATTTTTTTCCAAGATTAGTAGGACCATATCGTGCTAAAGAATTATTCTTTAGTGGAGAAACAGTATCTGCTGACCAAGCTAGGGAACTAGGTATATTAAGTCGAGTTGTTCCACTTGAAAGCCTAGAATCTGAAACTACAAAGCTAGCGATGAAGATTGCCCATGGACCAAGTAAAGCTTATGGAATGATGAAGAAGATCATTGATCGGTCTTATGAGTCATCATTAGATGATATTTTGGAGCAAGAACGAATTACACAAACGCTGATGATTCATACTGAAGACCACTTAGAAGGCGTTAACGCATTTAAAGAAAAAAGAAAACCACAATTTAAAGGTAAATAG
- a CDS encoding NADPH:quinone oxidoreductase family protein, with protein MKAVQIEKFGGPEVLQYVDLNKPMPKGNEVLIEVKAIGVNYADTARREGQYVVETTLPYVLGGEVAGIVVAVGEDVTSVSIGSKVVTIMESGGYAEFAMVDERSVIPIPDGVDFNHAVILPIQGLSAYHIIKTMGRLEEGETVLVHAAAGGVGLLAVQLAKLFGAGKVIATASTDEKLALAQEMGAGVTVNYTLDGWDKEVKKATEGKGVDVALEMAGGDIFNKTVRCLAPFGRLIIYGVASGEMSTMQPAELMRRNQSVIGFFLPQIMRKPQLLQSSLIELLQYVQTGQLKLTVGGVYPLAEAANVHTLLQARKTTGKIVLVPGT; from the coding sequence ATGAAAGCAGTACAAATAGAAAAATTTGGTGGACCAGAAGTTTTACAATATGTTGATTTAAATAAACCAATGCCTAAAGGAAATGAAGTATTAATTGAAGTAAAAGCCATCGGAGTAAATTATGCTGATACAGCGAGACGAGAAGGACAATATGTAGTTGAGACAACATTACCATATGTTTTAGGAGGCGAAGTTGCTGGTATTGTAGTTGCAGTTGGGGAAGATGTTACTTCTGTTAGTATAGGTTCAAAAGTTGTGACAATTATGGAATCAGGTGGATATGCAGAGTTTGCGATGGTCGATGAAAGATCAGTCATACCGATACCTGATGGGGTTGATTTTAACCATGCTGTTATTCTACCAATACAAGGATTAAGTGCCTATCATATTATAAAAACAATGGGGCGCCTTGAAGAAGGTGAAACAGTCCTTGTTCATGCGGCTGCTGGTGGAGTCGGTTTACTTGCCGTTCAGCTCGCTAAGTTATTTGGTGCAGGTAAAGTAATAGCAACAGCTAGTACTGATGAGAAGTTAGCACTCGCCCAAGAGATGGGAGCTGGCGTAACTGTAAACTACACTCTTGACGGCTGGGATAAAGAAGTAAAGAAAGCGACAGAAGGTAAAGGTGTTGATGTAGCACTTGAAATGGCTGGAGGAGATATATTTAATAAAACAGTACGTTGTTTAGCACCATTTGGTAGACTAATCATATATGGTGTAGCTAGTGGAGAAATGAGCACTATGCAACCAGCAGAGTTAATGAGACGTAACCAATCGGTTATCGGTTTCTTTTTACCACAGATTATGCGTAAACCACAGCTCCTCCAATCCAGCTTAATTGAATTACTCCAATACGTACAAACAGGCCAATTGAAATTAACAGTCGGAGGGGTATACCCACTAGCAGAAGCAGCAAACGTACATACACTATTACAAGCAAGAAAAACAACTGGAAAAATTGTTTTAGTGCCGGGGACCTGA
- the spoIIP gene encoding stage II sporulation protein P, giving the protein MKLYRNKRLLLISSIPMLVFFIFFISTLIVGLNIKYESSFIDTALGNVESEDLLIHFLKAENQHFSQEESENDLFSIKNITESILQFGTNIILSDTTTFFGGELPGITSSINKTSISEETAYVFESAPPIEVLLKEREVATEKLKQDENITLDENNLDNQIPNKTVYIYQTHSWESFLPYIKDASSPNHAISNDNRVNVVALGKRLSANLLKEGIGAHHDQTNMTAKLHEKEWKTTMSYNLSREILEVNTNNNNHIEYYIDIHRDSARRDVTTKVINGIEYATLYFVLGTDNENYEQNKQFVDKLNTELNKRYPGISRGIYQKSKKDGNGIYNQDISSKAITLEIGGVDNTFEELERSVDAFSEIFSELYWADRETIEVNG; this is encoded by the coding sequence ATGAAGCTGTATAGAAACAAGAGGTTATTGCTCATTTCTAGTATCCCAATGCTAGTATTTTTCATCTTCTTCATATCAACACTAATCGTTGGCTTAAACATAAAATATGAATCTAGCTTTATTGATACTGCGTTAGGAAATGTAGAATCAGAAGATCTACTAATTCATTTTCTGAAGGCAGAAAATCAACATTTTTCTCAAGAAGAAAGTGAGAATGATTTATTTTCTATTAAGAATATAACAGAATCTATACTACAATTTGGAACAAATATTATTCTAAGTGATACAACAACATTTTTTGGCGGAGAATTACCAGGCATAACTTCCTCCATAAACAAAACGAGTATATCCGAAGAAACGGCGTACGTATTTGAATCGGCACCACCAATTGAAGTTTTATTAAAAGAAAGAGAAGTTGCAACAGAAAAACTAAAACAAGATGAAAATATAACATTAGATGAAAATAATCTCGATAATCAAATTCCAAATAAGACTGTATATATCTATCAGACGCATAGTTGGGAATCTTTCCTACCATATATAAAAGATGCTAGCAGTCCGAATCATGCAATCAGTAATGATAATCGAGTGAATGTCGTTGCACTAGGTAAGCGCTTATCAGCTAATCTTCTTAAAGAAGGGATCGGAGCACATCACGATCAAACGAATATGACAGCAAAGTTGCATGAGAAAGAATGGAAAACAACAATGTCATATAACTTGTCTCGTGAGATTTTAGAGGTCAACACAAATAACAATAATCATATAGAGTACTATATTGATATACATCGGGATTCGGCACGTAGAGATGTTACAACTAAGGTGATTAATGGAATTGAATATGCAACATTATATTTTGTATTAGGAACAGATAATGAAAATTATGAGCAAAATAAACAATTTGTCGATAAACTGAATACAGAGCTTAATAAAAGGTACCCTGGTATTAGTAGAGGAATATATCAAAAATCAAAAAAAGATGGAAATGGAATATATAATCAGGATATTTCTAGTAAAGCTATCACGCTAGAAATAGGCGGTGTAGACAATACATTTGAAGAACTTGAAAGAAGTGTTGACGCTTTCTCAGAAATTTTTTCAGAGCTATATTGGGCAGATCGTGAAACGATAGAGGTAAATGGATAA
- a CDS encoding PLP-dependent aminotransferase family protein codes for MKYGFAKRVQHLQGSEVRELLKIIESGSVISFAGGLPDESLFPIKAVEDAFEKTFLSGKKALQYGVTEGFTPLRDLIVELMKKQEIVTTTNELLLTTGSQQAIDLFSRIMFNPGDIILTENPTYLAALQVFKSCEAKILPVSSDEHGMLPDDLEYKIRKYKPKCIYVVPTFSNPTGRVWSMERRQKLLEYAKRKNVIIFEDDPYGQIKFDDQKYLPIAALDQSGTQVVYTSTFSKTVVPALRTGWIKGPHQIIRMMTQAKQAADLHSNSLSQQALYHLCTDFNLDNHIKEIRAVYHNRMKIMLELLDSANIPNISYNIPKGGMFFWVTLPENIDATKLLTACIQKGVAYVPGKPFYVSSPELNTLRLNFSHSTPDKLREGMSTLVDVFAAESKLQNV; via the coding sequence ATGAAATATGGATTTGCTAAACGAGTTCAACATTTACAAGGCTCAGAAGTTCGAGAGCTATTAAAAATCATTGAGAGCGGTAGTGTAATTTCTTTTGCTGGTGGTTTACCTGATGAGAGTTTATTTCCTATAAAAGCTGTTGAAGATGCTTTCGAAAAAACATTTTTATCAGGAAAAAAAGCTCTTCAATATGGTGTTACTGAAGGCTTTACACCACTACGTGACTTGATTGTTGAGCTTATGAAAAAACAAGAAATAGTAACAACTACTAATGAATTACTGTTAACGACTGGTTCGCAACAAGCGATTGACCTTTTTTCAAGGATAATGTTTAACCCTGGTGACATCATACTAACTGAAAATCCAACATACTTAGCAGCTCTTCAAGTATTCAAATCCTGTGAGGCTAAAATTTTACCTGTTTCAAGTGATGAGCACGGCATGTTACCTGATGATCTTGAATATAAAATTAGAAAATATAAGCCGAAATGTATTTATGTTGTGCCAACATTTTCAAACCCTACAGGTAGAGTATGGTCTATGGAACGTAGACAAAAGTTACTAGAATATGCGAAAAGGAAAAACGTCATTATATTTGAAGATGACCCTTACGGACAAATAAAGTTCGATGACCAAAAATACTTACCTATTGCAGCACTAGACCAGAGCGGGACTCAAGTTGTTTATACAAGTACGTTTTCTAAAACCGTTGTACCAGCACTACGCACAGGATGGATTAAAGGTCCTCACCAAATTATCAGGATGATGACACAGGCAAAACAAGCTGCAGATCTTCATTCCAATTCTTTATCACAACAAGCACTCTATCACCTTTGTACAGACTTTAATCTTGATAATCATATTAAAGAAATTCGAGCTGTATACCATAATAGGATGAAAATCATGCTGGAGTTGTTGGATTCAGCTAATATACCAAACATTTCTTACAATATCCCGAAAGGTGGCATGTTCTTTTGGGTAACTCTCCCTGAAAACATTGATGCTACTAAATTATTGACAGCTTGTATCCAAAAAGGAGTTGCCTACGTACCAGGCAAACCATTTTATGTTAGCTCTCCTGAACTAAATACTCTACGCTTAAACTTTTCTCACTCAACTCCCGACAAGCTTAGAGAAGGAATGAGCACATTAGTCGACGTGTTCGCAGCTGAAAGCAAGCTTCAAAATGTTTAA
- a CDS encoding sulfite exporter TauE/SafE family protein — MMIILILIGFCASFIGTLAGSGGLISMPALLLLGVPIHSAIAAAKFSNIFSSFSSFYTLFRKKEVTFSSVVVIVPLALLGGITGALCASVLSEQQMTMIAIVLLSFALVVNILKKLPKEEVVNNIIPKNTRPLLFFNGVYDGLFGPGQATILMYTHLYNGLSYIKAMAFTRFQTFVSCIGAFFTYFFAGYFDWQISILLATGSLIGGLIAVKVATKLSTNHLKNLLRIVTSILIIQLIIGI, encoded by the coding sequence ATGATGATTATACTAATATTAATAGGATTCTGTGCATCGTTTATTGGTACGTTAGCCGGTAGCGGTGGACTTATCAGTATGCCAGCTCTACTTTTGCTTGGTGTACCTATTCATTCAGCTATCGCTGCCGCTAAATTTTCAAACATATTTAGTTCATTTTCTAGTTTTTATACGCTGTTTAGGAAAAAAGAGGTTACTTTCTCTTCAGTAGTGGTTATTGTTCCTTTGGCCCTACTTGGAGGAATTACAGGGGCACTTTGTGCATCTGTATTATCAGAGCAACAAATGACGATGATTGCAATTGTATTACTCAGTTTTGCGTTAGTCGTAAATATCCTAAAAAAACTACCAAAAGAAGAAGTAGTAAATAACATCATTCCTAAAAATACACGCCCTCTGTTATTCTTCAATGGAGTGTATGACGGTTTATTTGGCCCAGGACAGGCTACCATATTAATGTATACCCACTTATACAACGGATTGTCTTATATTAAAGCAATGGCTTTTACACGTTTTCAGACCTTTGTGAGCTGTATCGGCGCATTTTTCACCTATTTCTTTGCTGGTTATTTTGATTGGCAAATCTCGATATTGCTAGCTACAGGTTCACTAATTGGTGGTCTCATTGCTGTAAAAGTTGCTACAAAGCTCTCAACAAATCACTTAAAGAACCTTCTGAGAATAGTAACTTCCATACTAATTATTCAACTAATAATAGGTATATGA